In Fundidesulfovibrio magnetotacticus, a single window of DNA contains:
- the phnC gene encoding phosphonate ABC transporter ATP-binding protein has translation MNNAGNGARPRSLSVENLEKAYRSGKPVLKGISFQVEGAITLGIIGPSGSGKSTMLRCINRLIEPTAGRIVVAGQDVAGLSGTALRHARRHIGMVFQEFNLVERLSVIENVLCGRLGYISPFKAWLRKYPQEDIDKAFALIDHVGLGDFYNQRADSLSGGQRQRVGIARAVMQEPDIIMADEPTSSLDPKTSVEIMELLRQFSRERDIPMLVNIHDVELAKRFCDRIIGISQGVVVFDGPPGELTTSDLKAIYGGEDWLA, from the coding sequence ATGAACAACGCAGGGAACGGGGCCAGGCCCCGTTCCCTTTCGGTGGAGAACCTGGAGAAGGCCTACCGTTCCGGCAAGCCGGTGCTCAAGGGCATCTCCTTCCAGGTTGAGGGAGCGATCACGCTGGGCATCATCGGGCCTTCGGGCTCGGGCAAGAGCACCATGCTGCGCTGCATCAACCGGCTCATCGAGCCCACGGCCGGGCGCATCGTGGTGGCCGGGCAGGACGTGGCCGGGCTCTCCGGCACGGCCCTGCGCCACGCCAGACGCCACATCGGCATGGTCTTCCAGGAGTTCAACCTGGTGGAGCGCCTCTCGGTGATCGAGAACGTGCTCTGCGGCCGCCTGGGCTACATTTCGCCCTTCAAGGCCTGGCTGCGCAAATACCCCCAGGAAGACATCGACAAGGCCTTCGCGCTCATCGACCACGTGGGCCTGGGCGACTTCTACAACCAGCGCGCCGACAGCCTCTCCGGCGGCCAGCGCCAGCGGGTGGGCATCGCCAGGGCCGTCATGCAGGAGCCCGACATCATCATGGCCGACGAGCCCACCAGCTCGCTCGACCCCAAGACTTCCGTGGAGATCATGGAGCTTCTGCGCCAGTTCTCCCGCGAGCGCGACATCCCCATGCTCGTGAACATCCACGACGTGGAGCTGGCCAAGCGCTTCTGCGACCGCATCATCGGCATCTCCCAGGGCGTGGTGGTCTTCGACGGCCCCCCCGGAGAGCTGACGACAAGCGACCTCAAGGCCATCTACGGCGGAGAGGACTGGCTGGCATGA
- the phnE gene encoding phosphonate ABC transporter, permease protein PhnE gives MSAAALRTPFQPNWWARFGFLLLLVYCAYAVSELSITWERFVTGLHTGAKFLAELFPPSSKRLGLLFDNLVETVQIAVIASAVGIALSLPLGLLSARNLMPGWLTWPARAVIAISRSFHPVIFAILFVKAVGFGPLAGILTLVFASIGFVGKLFAEAIEEISLKPVEAVTAAGAPFMSVLTYAVLPQVFNRFIGFATYQFDSNLRNSTMIGVVGAGGIGGTLFAAFQRFDYDFLCTILLAIIGLIMVGEYLAVRIKATFND, from the coding sequence ATGAGCGCCGCAGCCCTTCGCACGCCCTTCCAGCCCAACTGGTGGGCCAGGTTCGGCTTTCTGCTGCTGCTGGTCTACTGCGCCTACGCCGTCTCGGAGCTCTCCATCACCTGGGAGCGCTTCGTCACGGGGCTCCACACGGGCGCGAAATTCCTGGCCGAGCTGTTCCCCCCCAGCTCCAAACGCCTGGGCCTGCTCTTCGACAACCTCGTGGAGACGGTGCAGATCGCGGTGATCGCCTCGGCCGTGGGCATCGCCCTCTCGCTGCCCCTGGGGCTGCTCTCGGCGCGCAACCTCATGCCCGGGTGGCTCACCTGGCCCGCGCGCGCAGTGATCGCCATCAGCCGCTCCTTCCACCCGGTGATCTTCGCCATCCTTTTCGTGAAGGCCGTGGGCTTCGGCCCCCTGGCGGGCATCCTCACCCTGGTGTTCGCCTCCATCGGCTTCGTGGGGAAGCTCTTCGCGGAGGCCATCGAGGAGATCTCGCTCAAGCCCGTGGAGGCCGTCACGGCCGCCGGAGCGCCCTTCATGAGCGTGCTCACCTACGCCGTGCTGCCCCAGGTGTTCAACCGCTTCATCGGCTTCGCCACCTACCAGTTCGACTCCAACCTGCGAAACTCCACCATGATCGGCGTGGTGGGCGCGGGCGGCATCGGCGGCACGCTCTTCGCGGCCTTCCAGCGTTTCGACTACGACTTCCTCTGCACCATCCTGCTCGCCATCATCGGCCTGATCATGGTGGGCGAATACCTGGCCGTAAGGATCAAGGCGACCTTCAATGACTGA
- the phnE gene encoding phosphonate ABC transporter, permease protein PhnE — MTEHRHWERFTRAQRLARFAVYLGAAALLVFSLKTVEVIPDFLLDAPKQVADLLRRMWPVDFAAYHKQDIHTALIETLNTSTLGTIVSLFMAVPVGIMAAKNIVNAPVLNWIAKFILVSSRTVNTLVWAILFVAVFGPGALAGTAAIAFRSIGFCGKLLGEALEEIKPGPIEALKAAGAPWTSILIKGYWPQVAPAFWGIALFRWDINVRESAVIGLVGAGGIGVSLENAMNMFRWTQVSLVLLCIFAVVVLAELFVTKIRERMI, encoded by the coding sequence ATGACTGAACACAGACACTGGGAGCGCTTCACGCGCGCGCAGCGGCTGGCCCGTTTCGCGGTCTACCTGGGGGCCGCGGCCCTGCTGGTCTTCTCGCTCAAGACCGTGGAGGTGATCCCCGACTTCCTCCTGGACGCCCCCAAACAGGTGGCGGACCTCCTGCGCCGCATGTGGCCCGTCGACTTCGCGGCCTACCACAAGCAGGACATCCACACCGCCCTCATCGAAACGCTGAACACCTCCACCCTGGGCACCATCGTGTCCCTGTTCATGGCCGTTCCCGTGGGCATCATGGCCGCCAAGAACATCGTCAACGCGCCCGTGCTCAACTGGATCGCCAAGTTCATCCTGGTGTCCTCGCGCACGGTGAACACCCTGGTCTGGGCCATCCTCTTCGTGGCCGTGTTCGGCCCCGGCGCGCTGGCGGGCACGGCCGCCATCGCCTTCCGCTCCATCGGCTTCTGCGGCAAGCTCCTGGGCGAGGCCCTGGAGGAGATCAAGCCCGGCCCCATCGAGGCCCTCAAGGCCGCCGGAGCGCCCTGGACCAGCATCCTCATCAAGGGTTACTGGCCCCAGGTGGCCCCCGCGTTCTGGGGCATCGCCCTCTTCCGCTGGGACATCAACGTGCGTGAATCCGCCGTGATCGGCCTGGTGGGCGCGGGCGGCATCGGCGTCTCCCTGGAGAACGCCATGAACATGTTCCGCTGGACCCAGGTGTCGCTGGTGCTCCTGTGCATCTTCGCCGTGGTGGTGCTGGCGGAGCTTTTCGTCACCAAGATCCGCGAACGCATGATCTGA
- a CDS encoding HAD-IIB family hydrolase: protein MLPLNLMPAETRRAVRFVLTDIDDTLTTEGRLPGVAYQALEDLRGAGLVVVPITGRPAGWCDHIARMWPVDGVVGENGAFYFRYDPAARRMIRRHHRDADQRARDARALERLKGEILAAVPGAAVSADQAYREADLAIDFREDVPPLPMEEVQRIKALFEAAGAVAKISSIHVNGWFGDYDKLTMTRLFFREVLGEDLDAVREQVVFAGDSPNDAPMFAFFPNSVGVANVLDLKDHMEALPGYVTGARGGEGFAELARALVSAR from the coding sequence ATGCTCCCGCTCAACCTGATGCCCGCCGAAACGCGGCGGGCCGTGCGCTTCGTGCTCACCGACATCGACGACACCCTCACCACCGAAGGCCGCCTGCCCGGCGTGGCGTACCAGGCCCTGGAGGACCTGCGCGGGGCCGGGCTGGTGGTGGTCCCCATCACCGGCCGCCCGGCAGGCTGGTGCGACCACATCGCCCGCATGTGGCCCGTGGACGGCGTGGTGGGCGAGAACGGGGCCTTCTACTTCCGCTACGACCCCGCCGCCCGGCGCATGATCCGCCGCCACCACCGCGACGCCGACCAGCGCGCCCGGGACGCCCGGGCCCTGGAGCGGCTCAAGGGCGAGATCCTGGCCGCCGTGCCCGGGGCCGCCGTCTCCGCCGACCAGGCCTACCGCGAGGCCGACCTGGCCATCGACTTCCGCGAGGACGTGCCCCCCCTGCCCATGGAGGAGGTCCAGCGCATCAAGGCCCTCTTCGAGGCCGCCGGGGCCGTGGCCAAGATCAGCTCCATCCACGTCAACGGCTGGTTCGGCGACTACGACAAGCTCACCATGACCCGCCTTTTCTTCCGCGAGGTCCTGGGCGAAGACCTGGACGCCGTGCGCGAGCAGGTGGTCTTCGCTGGAGACTCGCCCAACGACGCCCCCATGTTCGCCTTCTTCCCCAACTCCGTGGGCGTGGCCAACGTGCTGGACCTCAAGGACCACATGGAGGCCCTGCCCGGTTACGTGACCGGCGCGCGCGGCGGCGAAGGCTTCGCGGAGCTGGCCCGCGCCCTGGTCTCGGCGCGCTGA
- a CDS encoding HD-GYP domain-containing protein: MRKASIHRMLVARLLLVFVLLSAVVCAFDYYYELEKVDEHVLRLALEESSHFREDEVRYVRDGDLRRLEAGAREHLMTSAFMIIEFYDANRKPLVEVTKPEAASIEEQFNRLAHQDLLGDAPRYRKLEHQGRLYLRVAAPLAVDGSVAGYFEGIYAVGEAEFARIREQMAFSLLKVVAVVFVTTLALYPVILALNRRVLDYAGVLLEANIGALESLGNAVAKRDSDTSEHNYRVTLQAIALAERLGLDRPTLQELVKGAFLHDVGKIAISDAILLKPGRLTEEEFAVMRTHVAHGVDILSDYQWLKEAVHVVEFHHEKFDGSGYVRGLKGRDIPETARIFCIVDVFDALTSRRPYKEPFSCETALAILREGSGTHFDPDCLEAFLAIAPELHEAQRTMDERTLRTLLRARVRALFG; the protein is encoded by the coding sequence ATGCGCAAGGCCTCGATCCATCGGATGCTTGTCGCCAGGCTCTTGCTGGTGTTCGTCCTGCTGTCGGCGGTGGTTTGCGCCTTCGACTACTACTATGAGCTTGAAAAGGTGGACGAGCACGTCCTGCGTCTGGCCCTGGAGGAATCGAGCCACTTCCGGGAGGATGAGGTGCGCTACGTGCGCGACGGCGACCTGCGCCGCCTTGAGGCCGGCGCCCGGGAACACCTGATGACCAGCGCCTTCATGATCATCGAGTTCTACGACGCGAACCGAAAGCCCCTGGTTGAGGTGACGAAGCCCGAAGCCGCCTCCATCGAGGAACAGTTCAACAGACTCGCCCACCAGGACCTGCTGGGCGACGCGCCCAGGTACCGCAAGCTCGAACACCAGGGACGCCTCTACCTCCGGGTTGCCGCGCCGCTGGCTGTCGATGGGAGCGTCGCCGGGTATTTCGAAGGCATCTACGCGGTGGGGGAGGCCGAATTTGCCCGCATCCGGGAGCAGATGGCCTTTTCCCTGCTGAAGGTCGTTGCCGTGGTCTTCGTGACCACCCTGGCGCTCTACCCCGTGATCCTGGCCCTCAACCGGCGCGTGCTCGACTACGCCGGTGTGCTGCTGGAGGCCAACATCGGCGCGCTGGAATCGCTGGGCAACGCCGTGGCCAAGCGCGACAGCGACACCAGCGAGCACAACTACAGGGTCACGCTCCAGGCCATCGCCCTGGCCGAACGCCTGGGCCTGGACAGGCCGACACTTCAGGAACTGGTCAAGGGCGCGTTCCTGCACGACGTGGGCAAAATCGCCATCAGCGACGCCATCCTGCTCAAGCCCGGCAGGCTCACGGAGGAGGAATTCGCCGTCATGCGCACCCACGTGGCCCACGGCGTGGACATCCTGAGCGATTACCAATGGCTGAAGGAGGCCGTCCACGTGGTGGAATTCCACCACGAAAAGTTCGACGGCTCGGGATATGTCCGGGGCCTCAAAGGGCGCGACATCCCGGAGACCGCCCGGATCTTCTGCATCGTGGACGTGTTCGACGCGCTCACTTCCAGGCGCCCCTACAAGGAACCGTTCTCCTGCGAGACGGCCCTCGCCATCCTGCGCGAGGGCAGCGGCACGCATTTCGACCCGGACTGCCTGGAGGCTTTCCTGGCCATCGCGCCGGAGCTTCACGAAGCCCAACGGACCATGGACGAGCGCACGCTCAGGACGCTCCTGCGGGCGAGAGTGCGCGCGCTGTTCGGCTAG
- a CDS encoding diguanylate cyclase, with amino-acid sequence MPRLSWRAFALLAVLALLLCLAPGPSLAQVYTEVEQDYIRSLGRVTLCVDPDWVPFERINPQGQHEGIAADLVALVGRRAGIEFELTRTKDWDESLDASRQGLCRVLSFLNQTPKREEWLVFTQPLFSDPNVFITREEHAFISDPAGLTGESIVFPKGTAMEERIRRDYPNLRVLVTDTEEEAIAMVSDRKADMTMRSLIVAAYTIKKEGLFNLKIAGQLPGYANQLRMGVAKNDPMLRDVLDRAIRTITPQEREQIVNRHVSINVQTGVSKALIWRVGAGVAALLVLAAVWNWRLRRHNEELTRRSLTDTLTGLPNRLKMNEQFARELERARRYARPLSIVMLDLDSFKSVNDDLGHLMGDRVLVAVARAAQNSLRGTDMLGRWGGEEFLILCPETGPQEALVVAERVRLAVKGSAFESGRPQTVSAGVASVREADSADDLLHRADKALYEAKRAGRDRVCQG; translated from the coding sequence ATGCCCCGCCTCTCCTGGCGCGCCTTCGCGCTCCTTGCCGTCCTTGCCCTCCTTCTCTGCCTCGCGCCCGGCCCATCGCTGGCCCAGGTCTACACCGAGGTGGAGCAGGACTACATCCGCTCCCTGGGCCGCGTGACCCTCTGCGTGGACCCGGACTGGGTTCCCTTCGAGCGCATCAACCCGCAGGGCCAGCACGAGGGCATCGCGGCGGACCTGGTGGCCCTGGTGGGCCGCCGCGCGGGCATCGAGTTCGAGCTGACGCGCACCAAGGACTGGGACGAATCCCTGGATGCTTCGCGCCAGGGCCTCTGCCGGGTCCTGAGCTTCCTTAACCAGACTCCCAAGCGCGAGGAATGGCTCGTCTTCACCCAGCCGCTTTTCAGCGACCCCAACGTCTTCATCACGCGCGAGGAGCACGCCTTCATCAGCGACCCGGCGGGGCTCACGGGCGAGTCCATCGTCTTCCCCAAGGGCACCGCCATGGAGGAGCGCATCCGGCGCGACTACCCCAACCTGCGCGTGCTCGTCACCGACACCGAGGAGGAGGCCATCGCCATGGTCTCGGACCGCAAGGCCGACATGACCATGCGCTCGCTCATCGTGGCGGCCTACACCATCAAGAAGGAAGGGCTCTTCAACCTCAAGATCGCTGGGCAGCTGCCGGGCTACGCCAACCAACTGCGCATGGGCGTGGCCAAGAACGACCCCATGCTGCGCGACGTGCTCGACCGGGCCATCCGCACCATCACCCCCCAGGAGCGCGAGCAGATCGTCAACCGGCACGTCTCCATCAACGTGCAGACAGGCGTGAGCAAGGCGCTCATCTGGCGCGTGGGCGCGGGCGTGGCGGCGCTGCTGGTCCTGGCGGCGGTCTGGAACTGGCGGCTGCGCAGGCACAACGAGGAGCTGACGCGCCGCTCACTCACCGACACCCTCACCGGGCTGCCCAACCGCCTGAAGATGAACGAACAGTTCGCCCGGGAGCTGGAGCGCGCCAGACGCTACGCCCGCCCGCTGTCCATCGTGATGCTGGACCTGGACAGCTTCAAGTCCGTCAACGACGACCTGGGCCACCTCATGGGCGACCGTGTCCTGGTGGCCGTTGCGCGCGCGGCCCAGAACAGCCTGCGCGGCACGGACATGCTGGGTCGCTGGGGCGGGGAGGAGTTCCTGATCCTCTGCCCCGAGACGGGCCCCCAAGAGGCCCTGGTGGTGGCCGAACGCGTGCGCCTGGCCGTAAAGGGCAGCGCCTTCGAGAGCGGCAGGCCCCAGACCGTGAGCGCAGGGGTGGCCTCCGTGCGCGAGGCGGATTCCGCCGACGACCTGCTCCACCGCGCCGACAAGGCCCTCTACGAGGCCAAGCGCGCCGGACGCGACAGGGTCTGCCAGGGCTGA
- a CDS encoding helix-turn-helix domain-containing protein, whose translation MTTSHDLPSKGGSIGDTIRLWRKNRKISQMDLALNIDTSARHLSFVETGKSRPSRQLIIRIAESLNMPFRHRNALLTMAGHTLEREPLPFDAESMTTIRQALQRLLDTHEPLPAFVVDSAYNIKMKNSGYARLVASLTGADALKKYTNVYLLTFSEDGLCNRIIDWPRVGRFMLDRLKSEASFHQDARLFSLYNTCNGLFRNTPEVNEPSLNDLPVLPLMFEHKPTPLSFITMITTLGTPLDAATQELRIESLHPSDEATKLLFTKAAALV comes from the coding sequence ATGACCACCTCCCATGACCTTCCCTCCAAGGGGGGGAGCATCGGCGACACCATACGCCTTTGGAGAAAAAACAGGAAAATCAGCCAGATGGACCTTGCGCTCAACATTGATACGTCCGCGCGACACCTGAGTTTCGTGGAGACCGGCAAATCCAGACCGAGTCGTCAACTTATCATTCGCATCGCGGAATCATTGAACATGCCGTTCAGGCATCGCAACGCGTTGCTGACGATGGCGGGGCACACGCTTGAACGCGAGCCTTTACCCTTTGACGCTGAATCTATGACAACCATCCGTCAAGCGTTGCAGCGTCTGCTGGACACCCACGAACCTCTTCCTGCATTTGTTGTCGACTCTGCATACAATATAAAGATGAAAAACTCTGGATACGCCAGACTTGTCGCGTCACTGACAGGAGCAGACGCCCTCAAGAAATACACGAACGTATACCTCTTGACATTTTCAGAAGATGGCCTCTGCAACCGCATCATAGACTGGCCTCGTGTCGGCAGGTTCATGCTGGACAGATTGAAGAGTGAAGCGTCATTCCATCAGGATGCAAGACTTTTTTCGCTTTACAATACCTGTAACGGTTTGTTTCGCAACACCCCGGAGGTTAATGAACCAAGTCTCAACGACCTCCCCGTATTGCCGCTCATGTTTGAACACAAGCCGACGCCATTGAGTTTCATCACAATGATCACCACGTTGGGAACGCCTCTCGACGCCGCGACCCAGGAGCTGCGCATCGAATCGCTCCACCCGTCAGATGAAGCGACAAAACTTCTGTTCACCAAAGCGGCGGCACTCGTCTGA
- a CDS encoding PEP/pyruvate-binding domain-containing protein, producing MAKAAPKAPAKEKKELTKKLILTGADIAAIGEEAELVVGGKNYNTAIISQVQGIRAPQFRAVSSLAFHKLLDETKVNAALIRQTVDHEYNRVDWTSEEVNKDPEFLKHFVRTLAQEVKATEPDKVTLIKLRTFVNNVVEGFATSPEGIDQLRKRSVLVQVAILCVDLPLDVAEAVREGYQDICREAGLEDVPVAVRSSAAGEDSRKKAFAGLQDTYLNIVGDDRVVEAYQWDCSSAYNLRSMTYRREAILDAVQLAERTGDDEIAEKAKQEWAIENTSLSVCLMRMINPVISGTAFSADTATGCRGTDRKDLVSIDCSYGLGEAVVGGMVTPDKLFVFQSEDAREVVIRFMGFKDKKIIYDERGGTKIVPVDELEAYRWALSLAQAEEVARGVRAISVAYGGMIMDTEFCIDQSERLWFVQARPETRWNEEFELHPDTIFMRRMEVDPKALVRAEVILEGNGASRGAGQGMVKFLRSALELNKINKGDILAAERTDPDMVPGMRVASAILADVGGDTSHAAITSRELGIPAVIGIQRSELLRSLDGQEVTVDGSRGVAYRGLLPLIAVGGEMDLSKLPETKTKVGLILADVGQALFLSRLRMMPDFEVGLLRAEFMLGNIGVHPMALEAYDQGVLNQLVDKKLHEYDQRLTKVIKEQMSAGYIPMDLKLRQYVGLVTGLTKELEHLTEREGARGTDEVLAIHRKLRELDKKLDEYLGNATRRLDVLKTSVSLEDHVAVILGYWEELNDTSTHADAVKRRMEVKAHVAERAQAVAAEPFIVETLEKIKTMRAEIARQVGIQREMEEVSTLPGRIAKQLRSRGYRTGKELYVQTLAQNLSLFAMAFYGKPIIYRTTDFKSNEYRNLVGGMLFEHMEDNPMLGYRGVSRNIHDWEIESFKLARGIFGGKNLQMMLPFVRTLEEARSMRRYLSRVHRMRSGEDGLKLHMMSEIPSNAILAKEFIQEFDGFSIGSNDMTQMVLATDRDNSSLKHIYDEEDPAVVWAILVTIFTGQKMGKKVGFCGQGVSNSLILRGLVSIAGIVSASVVPDTYYQTKFDVAAVEALNIPVSRLGGWIAEQHLHRLHELLKSHKYEHILKKYNTAKDLNEWYEGEQTRLSGQLRDHLDTPKESFYRQELEKFRAAFHKPVIYAVWDWEKTVGDSLYHAGFSDWEEQAKALEEQRKKTW from the coding sequence ATGGCTAAAGCCGCTCCCAAAGCCCCCGCCAAGGAGAAAAAGGAACTGACCAAGAAGCTCATCCTCACCGGGGCCGACATCGCGGCCATCGGCGAGGAGGCCGAACTGGTGGTGGGTGGCAAGAACTACAACACCGCCATCATCAGCCAGGTCCAGGGCATCCGCGCCCCGCAGTTCCGGGCCGTTTCCTCCCTGGCGTTCCACAAGCTCCTGGACGAGACCAAGGTCAACGCCGCGCTCATCCGCCAGACCGTCGACCACGAATACAACCGCGTTGACTGGACCAGCGAGGAAGTCAACAAGGATCCGGAATTCCTCAAGCATTTCGTGCGTACCCTGGCGCAGGAGGTCAAGGCCACCGAGCCGGACAAGGTCACGCTCATCAAGCTGCGCACCTTCGTGAACAACGTGGTGGAAGGCTTCGCCACCTCCCCCGAAGGCATCGACCAGCTGCGCAAGCGCTCCGTGCTCGTGCAGGTGGCCATCCTCTGCGTGGACCTGCCCCTGGACGTGGCCGAGGCCGTGCGCGAAGGCTACCAGGACATCTGCCGCGAGGCCGGCCTGGAAGACGTGCCCGTGGCCGTGCGCTCCTCCGCCGCCGGGGAAGACTCCCGCAAGAAGGCCTTCGCGGGCCTCCAGGACACCTATCTGAACATCGTGGGCGACGACCGCGTGGTCGAGGCCTACCAGTGGGACTGCTCCTCGGCCTACAACCTGCGCTCCATGACCTACCGCCGCGAGGCCATTCTCGACGCCGTGCAGCTGGCCGAGCGCACCGGCGACGACGAAATCGCCGAAAAGGCCAAGCAGGAATGGGCCATCGAGAACACCTCCCTCTCGGTGTGCCTCATGCGCATGATCAACCCCGTGATCTCCGGCACGGCCTTCTCCGCAGACACCGCCACCGGCTGCCGCGGCACCGACCGCAAGGATCTCGTCTCCATCGACTGCTCCTACGGCCTGGGCGAGGCCGTGGTGGGCGGCATGGTCACCCCGGACAAGCTCTTCGTCTTCCAGAGCGAGGACGCCCGCGAGGTGGTCATCCGCTTCATGGGCTTCAAGGACAAGAAGATCATTTACGACGAGCGCGGCGGCACCAAGATCGTCCCCGTGGACGAGCTGGAGGCCTATCGCTGGGCGCTCTCCCTGGCCCAGGCCGAGGAGGTCGCCCGGGGCGTGCGCGCCATCTCCGTGGCCTACGGCGGCATGATCATGGACACCGAGTTCTGCATCGACCAGTCCGAGCGGCTCTGGTTCGTGCAGGCCCGCCCCGAGACCCGCTGGAACGAAGAGTTCGAGCTGCACCCCGACACCATCTTCATGCGCCGCATGGAGGTGGACCCCAAGGCCCTCGTGCGCGCCGAGGTGATCCTCGAAGGCAACGGGGCCTCGCGCGGCGCGGGACAGGGCATGGTGAAGTTCCTGCGCTCGGCCCTGGAGCTCAACAAGATCAACAAGGGCGACATCCTCGCCGCCGAACGCACCGACCCGGACATGGTGCCCGGCATGCGCGTGGCCTCGGCCATCCTGGCCGACGTGGGCGGCGACACCTCCCACGCCGCCATCACCTCCCGCGAGCTGGGCATCCCGGCCGTCATCGGCATCCAGCGCTCCGAGCTGCTGCGCTCCCTGGACGGCCAGGAGGTCACGGTGGACGGCTCGCGCGGCGTGGCCTACCGGGGGCTTCTGCCCCTCATCGCCGTGGGCGGCGAGATGGACCTCTCCAAGCTGCCCGAAACCAAGACCAAGGTGGGCCTCATCCTGGCCGACGTGGGCCAGGCGCTCTTCCTCTCGCGCCTGCGCATGATGCCGGACTTCGAGGTGGGCCTCTTGCGCGCCGAGTTCATGCTGGGCAACATCGGCGTGCACCCCATGGCCCTCGAAGCCTACGACCAGGGCGTGCTCAACCAGCTGGTGGACAAGAAGCTCCACGAGTACGACCAGCGCCTCACCAAGGTGATCAAGGAGCAGATGTCCGCGGGCTACATCCCCATGGACCTGAAGCTGCGCCAGTACGTGGGCCTGGTCACCGGCCTCACCAAGGAGCTTGAACACCTCACCGAGCGCGAGGGCGCGCGCGGCACCGACGAGGTGCTGGCCATCCACCGCAAGCTGCGCGAGCTCGACAAGAAGCTCGACGAATACCTGGGCAACGCCACCCGCCGCCTGGACGTGCTCAAGACCTCCGTGAGCCTGGAAGACCACGTGGCCGTGATCCTGGGCTACTGGGAGGAGTTGAACGACACCTCCACCCACGCCGACGCCGTGAAGCGCCGCATGGAAGTGAAGGCCCACGTGGCCGAGCGCGCCCAGGCCGTGGCCGCCGAGCCCTTCATCGTGGAGACCCTGGAGAAGATCAAGACCATGCGCGCCGAGATCGCCCGCCAGGTGGGCATCCAGCGCGAGATGGAAGAGGTGAGCACCCTGCCCGGGCGCATCGCCAAGCAGCTGCGCTCCCGGGGCTACCGCACCGGCAAGGAACTTTACGTCCAGACCCTGGCCCAGAACCTCTCGCTCTTCGCCATGGCCTTCTACGGCAAGCCCATCATCTACCGCACCACGGACTTCAAGTCCAACGAGTACCGCAACCTCGTGGGCGGCATGCTCTTCGAGCACATGGAAGACAACCCCATGCTGGGCTACCGGGGCGTCTCGCGCAACATCCACGACTGGGAGATCGAGTCCTTCAAGCTGGCCCGGGGCATCTTCGGGGGCAAGAACCTCCAGATGATGCTGCCCTTCGTGCGCACGCTCGAGGAAGCCCGCTCCATGCGCCGCTACCTCTCGCGCGTGCACCGCATGCGCTCCGGCGAGGACGGCCTGAAGCTGCACATGATGAGCGAAATTCCCTCCAACGCCATCCTGGCCAAGGAGTTCATCCAGGAGTTCGACGGCTTCTCCATCGGCTCCAACGACATGACCCAGATGGTGCTTGCCACCGACCGCGACAACTCCAGCCTCAAGCACATCTACGACGAGGAGGACCCGGCCGTGGTCTGGGCCATCCTCGTGACCATCTTCACCGGACAGAAGATGGGCAAGAAGGTGGGCTTCTGCGGTCAGGGCGTGTCCAACAGCCTGATCCTGCGGGGGCTGGTGTCCATCGCGGGCATCGTGAGCGCCTCGGTGGTGCCCGACACCTATTACCAGACCAAGTTCGACGTGGCCGCCGTGGAGGCCCTGAACATCCCGGTGTCGCGCCTGGGCGGCTGGATCGCGGAGCAGCACCTGCACCGCCTGCACGAGCTGCTCAAGTCGCACAAGTACGAGCACATCCTGAAGAAGTACAACACCGCCAAGGACCTGAACGAATGGTACGAGGGCGAGCAGACCCGCCTCTCCGGCCAGCTGCGCGACCACCTGGACACCCCCAAGGAGAGCTTCTACCGCCAGGAGCTGGAGAAGTTCCGCGCGGCCTTCCACAAACCGGTGATCTACGCCGTGTGGGACTGGGAGAAGACCGTGGGCGACTCCCTCTACCACGCCGGCTTCAGCGACTGGGAAGAACAGGCCAAGGCCCTGGAAGAACAGCGCAAGAAGACCTGGTAG